In a genomic window of Piliocolobus tephrosceles isolate RC106 chromosome 1, ASM277652v3, whole genome shotgun sequence:
- the BARHL2 gene encoding barH-like 2 homeobox protein has protein sequence MTTMEGASGSSFGIDTILSSASSGSPGMMNGDFRPLGEARTADFRSQATPSPCSEIDTVGTAPSSPISVTMEPPEQHLVADATQHHHHLHHSQQPPLPAAAPTQSLQPSPQQQPPPQQPPPPAQQLGSAASAPRTSTSSFLIKDILGDSKPLAACAPYSTSVSSPHHTPKQESNAVHESFRPKLEQEDSKTKLDKREDSQSDIKCHGTKEEGDREITSSRESPPVRAKKPRKARTAFSDHQLNQLERSFERQKYLSVQDRMDLAAALNLTDTQVKTWYQNRRTKWKRQTAVGLELLAEAGNYSALQRMFPSPYFYHPSLLGSMDSTTAAAAAAAMYSSMYRTPPAPHPQLQRPLVPRVLIHGLGPGGQPALNPLSSPIPGTPHPR, from the exons ATGACAACAATGGAAGGGGCCAGCGGGTCGAGTTTTGGAATAGACACGATTTTATCCAGTGCCAGTTCAGGCAGCCCGGGCATGATGAATGGAGATTTCCGCCCGCTCGGTGAGGCCAGGACCGCGGATTTTAGGAGTCAGGCCACCCCATCTCCCTGTTCGGAGATTGATACCGTAGGGACGGCGCCTTCTTCTCCTATTTCAGTCACCATGGAGCCCCCGGAGCAGCATCTGGTAGCAGACGCGACCCAGCAtcatcaccacctccaccacAGCCAGCAGCCGCCGCTACCGGCCGCGGCCCCGACCCAAAGTTTACAGCCTTCGCCCCAACAGCAGCCGCCGCCACAGCAGCCGCCACCGCCCGCCCAGCAGCTGGGCTCGGCCGCCTCGGCCCCCAGGACTTCCAcgtcttcttttttaattaagGACATCTTGGGCGACAGCAAACCTCTGGCGGCATGTGCACCATACAGCACCAGCGTATCCTCTCCCCACCACACCCCGAAGCAGGAGAGCAACGCAGTGCACGAGAGCTTCAGGCCAAAGCTCGAGCAGGAGGACAGCAAAACCAAACTCGACAAGCGGGAGGATTCCCAGAGCGACATCAAATGCCACG GGACAAAGGAGGAAGGAGACCGGGAGATTACGAGTAGCCGTGAGAGTCCCCCTGTGAGAGCCAAGAAGCCTCGAAAAGCAAGGACAGCTTTTTCTGACCACCAGCTCAATCAACTGGAGCGTAGCTTTGAGCGGCAGAAGTACCTGAGCGTGCAGGATCGCATGGACCTGGCTGCAGCGCTCAACCTCACTGACACCCAAGTCAAGACCTGGTACCAGAACCGCAG GACCAAGTGGAAGCGGCAGACAGCGGTGGGCCTGGAATTGCTGGCCGAGGCAGGGAACTACTCAGCGCTGCAGAGGATGTTTCCATCGCCTTATTTCTATCACCCAAGCCTGCTGGGCAGCATGGACAGCACTACGGCGGCGGCGGCTGCCGCTGCCATGTACAGCAGCATGTACCGGACTCCTCCAGCACCCCATCCCCAGCTGCAGCGGCCCCTGGTGCCCCGTGTGCTCATCCACGGCCTAGGGCCTGGGGGACAGCCAGCCCTTAATCCCTTGTCCAGCCCCATCCCGGGCACCCCACACCCCCGGTGA